A window from Ovis canadensis isolate MfBH-ARS-UI-01 breed Bighorn chromosome 4, ARS-UI_OviCan_v2, whole genome shotgun sequence encodes these proteins:
- the LOC138439064 gene encoding GTPase IMAP family member 7-like, with protein sequence MYTNAQYKTLRIVLVGKTGSGKNATANTILGEKVFESKIAAEAVTKDCQKASRKWKGRELIVVDTPGLFDTKKSLNTTCREICRCVLASCPGTHAIVLVLRLGHYTQEEQQTVQLVKALFGEAAMKYMIILFTRKEELEDQSLSDFLENADVNLQSLIKDCGERCCAISNSKNTDQAENEAQVQELVELIENMVQNNQGTYFSDAIYKNTVERLRRREEVLKEIYHDQLKTDIQKVEMKCAQACQNRMQEKERKIKLLKMEYEETLRHAREEARNSIFRDKQDGNMNFPSRISNWFKK encoded by the coding sequence CTAATGCCCAGTACAAAACTCTGAGGATTGTGCTGGTAGGAAAGACCGGAAGTGGGAAAAATGCGACTGCAAACACCATCCTCGGGGAAAAGGTATTCGAGTCTAAGATTGCTGCGGAAGCTGTTACTAAAGATTGTCAGAAAGCATCCCGGAAATGGAAGGGGAGAGAACTAATTGTTGTTGACACCCCAGGGCTCTTCGACACCAAGAAGAGCCTGAACACGACCTGCAGGGAAATCTGCCGATGTGTCCTCGCCTCCTGTCCTGGGACTCATGCCATCGTCTTGGTCCTGAGGCTGGGCCACTACACACAGGAAGAGCAGCAAACTGTGCAGTTGGTCAAGGCTTTGTTTGGGGAAGCAGCCATGAAGTATATGATCATCTTATTCACTCGCAAAGAGGAGCTGGAGGACCAGAGCCTGAGCGACTTTTTGGAGAATGCGGATGTAAACCTACAAAGCCTGATCAAGGATTGTGGAGAGCGCTGCTGTGCCATCAGTAACAGCAAAAACACAGACCAGGCTGAGAACGAAGCTCAGGTACAGGAGCTGGTGGAGCTGATAGAAAACATGGTGCAGAACAACCAAGGGACTTACTTTTCTGATGCCATATACAAGAACACAGTGGAAAGACTGAGGAGGCGGGAAGAAGTCTTGAAGGAAATCTATCATGATCAATTAAAAACAGATATccaaaaagtagaaatgaagTGTGCTCAGGCATGCCAAAATAGGAtgcaggaaaaagagagaaaaattaagttaCTAAAGATGGAATATGAAGAAACACTAAGACATGCTAGGGAGGAGGCCCGAAACAGTATCTTCAGAGATAAACAAGATGGAAATATGAATTTTCCTTCAAGAATAAGTAATTGGTTTAAGAAGTaa